The stretch of DNA AGGCTTGTCGTATTTATAAAACATTGAACTTTTATATGTTGGTCTGTGTGACTGAATTtaagcagggagagggagacttCAGCCCCCAGCAGAGCACACCATCCCCCCTCAGCAGTCACAGTGTGGAGGAGAGGCTGGGCCAGCAGAAGGCAGCACAGTTTCTCAGGGATGCTGAGAGGATGAGGAAGCAGTAAGTTCAGTTAATTACTGCTCATTCCCTGCTGTTTTGGCATTTCATCAGTGTTACTGTACAGATTGTAAATCCATAATTCACACTGGCCTGTTTTGTTGAAGCACAGAGTTATTTCACACACTCTTACTTGTCTGTGTTATAATATGCCCATTTTACTCTCCCTGTTTAAGATCTTTTCATGTAACTGAaagtgtttctgcttctctctgacaggATTGAGATGTTAGAGAAGGAGAGGACACTGGGTGCTCAGTGCAGAAAGAATGGCTGGACAGATCTGTTTGGTGAACTGGAGGACTATGAAAGAGTGctggaagaagaaagaaatgctGAGAGTGGGTTTTTATTTGTAGTACAGTAGACCAGTTATCCCCCTTAGACATTTTGTCTTGGTAGGCTCCAAGGACTACGAAAGCCTTGGACGGATCATCAGTGGACGTGTATTTTTTGTGCAACATATGACATCTACTattgcacactgcatgctggaCATTTGAAATGTCAATACAGTACACACAGGACAAGTAAAGGCAAAATCCACCCTCAGCACTATAATGCTGTTAAGATAAAAGCTACTTATGTTTTAGTAACTCAGTTTTTTAGGGCGCATATGGTTTAGATGCACTTCCTGGGTTTAAATCCAGAACAGGACCTTTGTTGTGTCTCATCCCCAACCCTTCCTTGCAAGTTTCAAAATCCAAAAGCTTGAATCTGACTAAGGACCTTTGTCATGTCAATCTCAACCcctctcctgtttctcctcaTTCCTGTCCTTCTCATTTTTTATGCCGTattataaaacagtttttttttcttcccttagAGATAAATCTTCAAAAGCAGCTGGTGAAGATCCACAATGGAGTGAGGAAGTTTCAGAGACAGCTAACTGATGTCAAGCCAACTCCTGAATGTAAGTAGTATGTACTTGGAAACTACTTATGGTACAAAATGACTTTTGTATCTGTATATTTTTCCATCTGTTGCATTGCCTCTTAGCCATCTTCACAGAGAAACTGCACTTATTTGTAATCGTATTTctaatgtcagtgtttgtgtcagtCTGCCACAATGGTAGTAATTTTCTGCAGCATTTATGGAAAGGACAATGGTCATGATGTTACGAGAATAACATGAGGATGTGAGGATTGTTTAGGTAATACTGTTTTGCATTTCCACTTGGGTTTTCAGTGATCGAAAAGCTGAAGGAAATAATGACCGAGGTAGAGCTCTCCATCAACACCTTAAAGGAGGATCAGCACTTAAGGTAAAAGAACACACTATATAATATGAGACTAACTTaccaaaaaaagtgaaaatgtaaggtatgcaaaaacaaaacaaaacaaaacaacatctgcaaactgacagaaaacaaacttaGCCATACATTCAGTCTGCCAGCTGCTGTGGCTAATTGAGAAAAATGTTCCAATCTTTTAATAGCAACACATACAGGTCAGCTGATAAATCATTAATTAGAAGTCTAGGAATTAAGTGCTGAGGAAAtatttttaagtatttaaatTGGAAGAAAGAGAACACTTCTTCAACTCATGAAAACAGGTCTCTGTCGAAATGCCCTGTctttcattaatgtcattattattaaaaaattgCGTCCCCACCTTTGAAACACATAGTATTAAGCAAAGTATTCTGACATAAATACTACCATGAGGTCAATGTAATTATGCCAGTAACAAGTGACTAGAGCTAAACAACAGCCAAGTGTTTATGACAGTGCTCCATATTAGTAATGAAATGGATGTACTATGATGTACACACTATGAATACATGTTCATTATGTTTCTCTGCTCAGCTTTGAGGGGCTTCTGAAAGAAGAAAGCATGTGCAGTCAGGAAATCGCTGCCTATGAGACGAAGATTGAGAACTGGAATCTGTCTGTCAAATTAGACTCTAAACGCCCCCCTGCTGTCACAGTTAAGGTCTGTCTCCCTTCATCttacttttattgttttctcaGAGTGATGCAATGACAAGGAGGTAGACACTTGAGTTTTTGGTgcttaaaaaaatctttgaattgGAGTGTGATGAATTAATGTCACAGGATATCACTGTTTCAGAGCTCAGAGCTCATGGGAGATGGGATCTTCTTTAAACTTTACATCTTTGCAGAATTTGAAAGTCAGAGAAGACCCATCATCAAAAGCTGACAGTCCTTTTTGCCTtgtgttcatattttattattaaatttatcTTACTCAATTATAGGAGTCGTTACTTTGTGCTTATTGTCCCAATACTGTTGGCCATTCATGTAGTTAACTTGCTTCCAAGTAGCACCGTATTCCTACATGTGTCTGTCGGCCCACAGAGCATTTCAGTCATTGGTTGAAATAATGTTTCTTTTCCAGAAGACTAAACCTCCAGACGGAGACCTTCCTCCAGATGTCAGAGCCCTGGAGTCCTTCCTGCAGAGGACAGGAGGGCCTAATGGGGGCTGGGATGAATATGACCATAAAGCTTTCCTCAGGGTAATACAgccttgtgtgtatttttacacaATTATAATACATGGAATGAATGGTGATGTGTCAGCTGGTCTGACCGTGAGGCAATGCTCTTTATGGGAGCTGGAAACAGTTTCTACTTGGTAAAAAATTATGAATCGGTAGTTtgttggcattgtgcttggtgatgcgcggatggagtggtgtaaagcatTGGACTCCGGAGCAGTGGAAACtagttctgtggagtgaccaatcacgcttctctatctggtggtctgatggacgagtctgggtttggtgaatgccaggagaacgttccctgcctgactgcattgtgccaactgtaaagtttgctggaggagggataatgctgtgggcttgtttttctggggttgacctgggccccttagttccagtgaagggaaatcttaattcttcagctcaccaagacattttggacaactctctgcttccaactttgtggaaacagtttggggaaggcccttttctgttccagtaTGACTGTGatccagtgcacaaagcaagctccataaaggcatggctgggtgagtttggtgtggaagaacttgactgacccacacagagccctgacctcaaccccatccatcACTTTTGGATGAACTAGagcagagattgtgagccaggccctctcgtccaacatcagtgtctgacctcacaaatgctcttctggatgaatgagcaaaaattcccacagacacactccaaaatcttgtcgaaagccttcccagaagagtggaagctgttatagctgcaaagctGGGACCAACTCcttattaatgcctatggatttagaatgggatgtcataaaaccTCTTATACGTGTAATGTGTAgttggcccaatacttttgtccatgtagtgtaCAAAAGAAATGGGCACCTACATTCAGGAAGGAAGTCAAGTCCTGTATACCTATTTATTGACCTTTACTAATTTAGATTGTTGTGCATGGTCTGCTGCTCCCTGAAGCACGACAGATACTCTTGAATTAAGGGTTGAATGGCAGCTTCTCTGACCACTGGGCTGTCTGTCACAAGGTCCTTGTCTAACATTTCTAATCGGTCTGATTTGAAGGTGTGGACCAAGCACAGCGGGCAACCAGCCTACAGGAGGGAAGCCAAACTGTATCTGCCTGGTAAAATGCTGGAGGACATAGAGCGACATGAGGAGTGGTACCAGGAGCTGATCCACCTAcaggacaggaagagagaggtaAAGAGGGGTGGCAAAGCATATATGGTCGCTATGGGAAAAACACTAGGCTTGGAATATGATAAACAGGGTGCCGTGGGGACGGCTATCTGGAGTTGGATTTAAGTAAAAGGCGAGATCTTCCACTGATCCATCTTCCTGACATTACACTATCACACCAACATGTGGCTGAAAAACATCacagtgtacagtgtgtttCAAATGTAGGTATTCATGTtttgataataacaacaacaataataataatagtaataataatgataatgattaaaaacaaagctgtacaattttagtgatttttaaCCTAATGAGTAACTTTAACAAAATAATTCAGTCAGTAGTCCATAACTAGTTGCAGTGAGTCAGATATTAATGAtgtacataaaaatgtaaacctGCTTTTGAAACATGCAGAGTGGAGATTCTCTGTTTGGGACCcctttaaaaagtttaaatttGAGCTATAATTAGTTTTCCTTTAGATTAATGAGGGTAAGGACACACACCTTCCAACTGTCGCACAGTCCACGGGAATGTTCATATTTTTACTGTCCTACACGTgattaaaacactaaaacataaacataagtCTGGCAACATGAAATAAGAGACCTCAGATGGAGGTAGATCCTCTCTTTACGAACATAGTACAGTTGGGTGCTTTGAATGCTAAagccttcaaaacattttgtggtTTTCATTTGTACCACCTGTCTTCATCTCCAGGCTATCCAGCGGTGGAAAGCCAGTAAGGAGCAGGAACGCCAGGCCAGGATGCAGagacagcaggaggtggagcagacagagggaaaggagaaggagggcaAGACCCAGGCCCAACAACACAGGTGAGTCAGGAGTACCACAGAATAGAATGGAACAGAGCAGAATAGAGTAGATGTGGACATTGTTTACACCCTGGGAAGCAGAGAAACAGTCAAGTATACACCCAAGTCAGAGGTATCTACCAGACCTGGTGAAGATCCAATGTGGATGAAGTATCTCACAATATAAGGATGACTTTTGATGCTTTGCACGGTAAAAATAATTGTTGTTATCACTGTAGGTTCATGACTGTTATAGGCTTGGCTAGTGCATTCCAGCTTTTTTGTTTCAGGgatgaagaagagagaagagaggcgGCACGGCGgctggaggagtggagggaagagaggagaaggaaagaggagcaggaagaggagcagagactGGCTGAGGAGATACGCAAGAGCAGACGGGCCAAGgtctgtgcacatgtgcatttgtctgGGTGTATATTTAATTAGTGGAGCATAAAATCACTACATAAGTagaacaaaaagcagaaaaagacaCTTCTGAAAATTTAGACCTGTGTCAATGAAAAGGATTTTATTAGGCCTGTGAGTAGCAGTTTTACAGGCGCAGCAGAGACTTAACAAAGACTTAACAATTATGATAATGTTCACAGATACTAAACAGAATGATTTATTTCTTCTGGGAAACCGCACCAACAATTTGTCAAGCGAAAGCAAATGTAACAGTAAAAGAGTCAATACTGTACTTGTGCAGTGCCCGCAACATTTGTACCAACTAAAGTTCATTTCTGTGAATCAGGAAGAGCGTCGTCGCCAACTGGAGGCGAAGATGGCCGTTGAGAAGCAGCTCCGGCTCAGAcgtgaggatgaagaggagcaggagaggaggagaagagagaaggaacagagagagatggaggagaggaggagggaggcagcagTGGGAATCAGATGCTTCCAGGAGAGGGTATGGACTCTAGGATTGTTTGTCATTATCACACTGTCTATCATACATGTTGTATATATAGCTGTTTTCATAATTATGAAACACATGTAactccaattttggtgatttacATGTTTTCATATTAATTTCAACTTTCATATTCAGATTACAGGTTCCCccattacttaaaaaaaattcttacagcttatgtttttgaaatgttgacACTAGCATAATGGCTTAAGTCAAGTCAAGGTGTACTGTGTGATTTCCCTGCTGTTCTGTAGGATCTTCACAAGGTGGAGGCAAAGCTTCAGTTGAAACAGCTGAAGGAGCAACAGGAAGTGGAGAGACAACAGAGAATCACCACCAAAATGAAGGAGAAGGTGAGGGCTGAGCAGGCAAAAAGTGATTTACGCACCACAAGATTTCTCAAGTAAATTAAGTACTCAATTGTGAAAGATTTTGAAAACTGAGGTAGCATGTTAAAGACTGTGGGAACAACTATGACAATGGAGTTTTTCCCATCATCCTCTTGCCTGGGGTGAGTCAGTGCTGGGACACCTACACTCAACATTGGCTTATTCATCATATTTTTAGAGTACTTAGGATTTGATGCACTGTGTATGAGGGCAGAAAATCACCAAATATAAAAGCTAAACAAGTAAGCCCGCTGTATCCCTGTCATTAATTCTGTATCTGTCATTTTACCAGGCTGTCACTCAGAGTTTATTCTTAGTTAACATTccttcaataaaaacatttctgtCATGCTGAAATCTGATATCATGATGAAAATGTGAGGTTTTCAGCCAGATaagatttgtatttatttgtttcctgTGCAGGTGGAGGGTCACATCAGCAGAGATCCCTCCAGACTGACGCGTCCTACCAAGGGATGGGAAGAGCGAATGAAACACATCGGACCTTCAGGAGGAGGGCCTGTACTACAGATGTTTCACAGGTCCGACTGTAGTGATGTTATCACCTCTGCTctgttactgtttgttttaaacttcCTACAAGTTAACCTGTCGAGGACTCTTTTGTTCTGAATCACTCAAAATTTGGTGAACGATGATAACATTTTAGTCTGTAGATTGTAGAaatttgtacatttattttgatatttcattgaCTTAAGAAGTAAAGCCATCTAAATGTAACTGGTTAAGAAAGTACATAATCGAAAATAACTTGAAAACAAGCattaaacatttgaaaaatttatgttatttttgttgcaGAGCTGTTCCCAGCTGGAGACAAGGCCTATGATTAACACAATGCACCGTCCTGATATTTATTAAGACCTCAGCGATCAAGCAATCATGgagttttcttttctctaattttctttttttttaaggaaaactaCAGCACCTCAACACTTCAACACCGCATTGTgcctttgtttatatttgttgtgttgctttttgctatATGTTTTGTACAATGTATTAACCAAATAAACTTTGCATTGTgctctttttaatgaaaaattgccattattattattattattattattattattattattgttagtagtagtaacaTTCACTTACATCAAGCACAGGGCTGCTTCTTACAGTTAGTATGAGAGGTTTCATGGTTTGATCGGAGTGCAGTTTTGCTCCTCACTTATCTTCTTCAGTGTGTATTTTCTCTGAAAATGTAGCGAAGTCTGGTCTCATTTTTTGATAGTTTGATATTTTGCATATAGTTTTTGATAGTTTCTGTCAGTGAACATTGACAATGACATTAATATCAGCAAAAGCTTTATCACATAGTATGATAGATATACTGTGTAAAAACACATGGCTCTAGTAGGACAACAGTGCTATCTAGCGTCTGcttgtattttgaaaaatgaacgcACCGGAAAAGGTCGCTCATAGGTGCGGACGCAAAGATGGCGGAAGAAGAGAGCCAGTTAGAGGAATTTGAACAAATAGACTTTTTGAGAGATCGCCATGTACGGTTTTTCCAGAG from Myripristis murdjan chromosome 9, fMyrMur1.1, whole genome shotgun sequence encodes:
- the ccdc112 gene encoding coiled-coil domain-containing protein 112 isoform X1 gives rise to the protein MAALATTRKHGSQGEGDFSPQQSTPSPLSSHSVEERLGQQKAAQFLRDAERMRKQIEMLEKERTLGAQCRKNGWTDLFGELEDYERVLEEERNAEKINLQKQLVKIHNGVRKFQRQLTDVKPTPELIEKLKEIMTEVELSINTLKEDQHLSFEGLLKEESMCSQEIAAYETKIENWNLSVKLDSKRPPAVTVKKTKPPDGDLPPDVRALESFLQRTGGPNGGWDEYDHKAFLRVWTKHSGQPAYRREAKLYLPGKMLEDIERHEEWYQELIHLQDRKREAIQRWKASKEQERQARMQRQQEVEQTEGKEKEGKTQAQQHRDEEERREAARRLEEWREERRRKEEQEEEQRLAEEIRKSRRAKEERRRQLEAKMAVEKQLRLRREDEEEQERRRREKEQREMEERRREAAVGIRCFQERDLHKVEAKLQLKQLKEQQEVERQQRITTKMKEKVEGHISRDPSRLTRPTKGWEERMKHIGPSGGGPVLQMFHRAVPSWRQGL
- the ccdc112 gene encoding coiled-coil domain-containing protein 112 isoform X2, which encodes MAALATTRKHGSQGEGDFSPQQSTPSPLSSHSVEERLGQQKAAQFLRDAERMRKQIEMLEKERTLGAQCRKNGWTDLFGELEDYERVLEEERNAEKINLQKQLVKIHNGVRKFQRQLTDVKPTPELIEKLKEIMTEVELSINTLKEDQHLSFEGLLKEESMCSQEIAAYETKIENWNLSVKLDSKRPPAVTVKTKPPDGDLPPDVRALESFLQRTGGPNGGWDEYDHKAFLRVWTKHSGQPAYRREAKLYLPGKMLEDIERHEEWYQELIHLQDRKREAIQRWKASKEQERQARMQRQQEVEQTEGKEKEGKTQAQQHRDEEERREAARRLEEWREERRRKEEQEEEQRLAEEIRKSRRAKEERRRQLEAKMAVEKQLRLRREDEEEQERRRREKEQREMEERRREAAVGIRCFQERDLHKVEAKLQLKQLKEQQEVERQQRITTKMKEKVEGHISRDPSRLTRPTKGWEERMKHIGPSGGGPVLQMFHRAVPSWRQGL